A genomic region of Populus nigra chromosome 11, ddPopNigr1.1, whole genome shotgun sequence contains the following coding sequences:
- the LOC133668173 gene encoding metalloendoproteinase 2-MMP-like — protein sequence MAPKLSQLLSAILVIIFSIQSFRGQARTLKPEHRQSFSSFLEGLEGIQKGQTVEGLIELKQYLKKFGYYPSDITLTSSDFDDHLELALKTYQKYFHLNVTGNLDSSTIQKMMIPRCGMPDIINTKPNSTKSKHKKVHMVAHYDFGAQKWPPSKYALTYRFGSGVQVVGSDTMRSVCSNAFKTWEKVSPFTFQEATDGASADIVIAFYSGDHGDQAPFDGPGNILAHAFYPQDGRLHYDAEENWSTDPAMDQIDLETVTVHEIGHLLGLYHSKDHPEAIMYPTTERGNKKRDLSQDDIDGIYALYSN from the coding sequence ATGGCTCCTAAACTTTCCCAACTTTTATCAGCAATCCTCGTTATAATCTTTTCTATCCAGTCCTTCAGAGGTCAGGCAAGAACTTTGAAACCCGAGCATCGGCAATCTTTTAGCAGCTTCCTTGAAGGGCTGGAGGGGATTCAGAAGGGCCAAACTGTGGAAGGGCTTATTGAGCTCAAACAATACCTCAAAAAGTTTGGGTACTACCCAAGTGATATCACTCTCACAAGCAGTGATTTTGATGACCACTTGGAGCTAGCACTCAAAACATACCAGAAATATTTTCATCTGAATGTTACTGGTAACCTTGACTCTAGTACCATACAGAAAATGATGATTCCACGATGTGGAATGCCTGATATCATCAACACAAAACCGAACAGCactaaatcaaaacacaagaagGTCCACATGGTTGCTCATTATGATTTCGGGGCACAAAAGTGGCCACCTTCCAAGTATGCTCTGACCTACAGATTTGGCTCGGGTGTCCAAGTTGTTGGTTCGGACACCATGAGGTCGGTCTGCTCAAACGCTTTCAAAACATGGGAAAAGGTTTCTCCATTCACTTTCCAGGAGGCGACTGACGGTGCATCAGCAGATATTGTAATTGCGTTCTACAGCGGCGATCATGGGGACCAGGCTCCTTTTGATGGACCAGGGAATATACTGGCTCATGCTTTTTATCCACAAGACGGCCGCCTCCATTACGATGCAGAGGAGAACTGGAGCACTGACCCCGCAATGGATCAAATTGACCTGGAAACCGTTACTGTTCATGAAATAGGACATCTGCTTGGCCTTTATCATAGTAAAGATCATCCCGAAGCCATCATGTATCCAACGACAGAACGTGGAAACAAGAAAAGAGATCTCTCCCAGGATGATATTGATGGGATATATGCTCTCTattccaattaa